In the Hermetia illucens chromosome 1, iHerIll2.2.curated.20191125, whole genome shotgun sequence genome, ccggcaagtagcgtcaaccactccgaatgcgatgtactggtgatgacttgccgagaagtcttctaggactcgccacccgtccaccgatgatgccagagattccgacgcaaaagtgatgtcaggaatgtttccttcacagcctggacgccgaaacgttggcatggatccggtgtttaaaactacaagcccgGTTCACGCCgcaatttccagaatccgtttccctctggagtctgactgaggcatgacccattcaagagccccagcattaaagtcaccgcctaccaggatcctcctccgtgcccgaaacggcgtcctccaaagcatcaagtcggcggcgaaagtccggcatcgtctcgttcggcatcagataaacgctaaaaacccttatccctaaacaccggatccagacaaacccgttcctcCGGCTTtcagcaagaacacgaagtcgaacgtcgtcccgaacccacatggcagcggtgcccgataagtcgagaaacgcaacaccacatcgagactcgaaggtctctgttcccttgaacgtaaccacaacccccagaAAGCTTCCAGAAGAGGACAAGCGCAACAATCGAGCTAAACGCACATTCAATagcaattctcctgaagtatgtgaattcaggagctatcccggttcccatggtaccagtatacccttggtaaaGTGTGGTGATCtattgtcacttcagatgagcccctgtgcagactcgggtctgatcgccctaattaggcctttggagcattcgcctactgcatcacggccggcaaaccaatgtgatacagcatCTCCCCGTACCacaactatggaggttctccttggccacttggttttgaaaatggatgatgaacaaattctttagttCAAAtcttctcaccatctatccgtcgcggctcgacggtcgataagcaaagtaccgttcttgtcattaactgcTGTTGCGGtaatcctgtgtgcgttcgtttcggtttttagcaagtcgatacagacctctttcgccatctcgagtgtccagtttagcgtgaagatttttgtaatgggccgctcgggtgacagcgatcgcttttttggttcccggttgacattcttataaatttaccaattggcgagcattttatcgtcgggaaacttgtggtagaggcgtttcttttcacggaccttcatttagacatcgtcattccaaagccaagtacctcggttgatataccgcttacctggcttggtgctTGGTGCTTGGGGCAGAGGCTACTTTGTGTTCCCAGAGTGtgtgcagaggccgctttgtgtcTTCAATTTCgttctacgattcttccacattcttaatggttggtaatcgcgtaaatgagatcatttctgcTCTCtgctcacgaaatcgccatcatttaatgcgcggAGAGCCAGTGGGTTCCTCACGCTGtccgcaggacggcaatcaacagccgatgttgaggtgcgatggtctcatagggaacggctttgaaatcagtgacagtgataaaatgtcggcgtcttatgagaatatagtcgatttgcgttttactgttcccaatataaaatacaggaagatgaaccatgtattcattagtacaaggtcatgggtgtccacaaaatcgattatatgctcgccaccctcattgcacgctccgaacccctttcccccatggcacctgttgccgtctgtcttttcacctacatggccattaaggtcgccggcaatgatgatatagtgatcagcaggcacgttgcatcgagaagttggcagaaggcatctttctctggatcagatcgacctgtctgtggtgcgtacgcggtgaagaaatgaatagtgcgatcagctgagacttcttcttctttaatgacatcacggaaacgctctgagatggcaatggcaccatgttgagtgtgtgggctaccaaatagagaagtttatggccatttttactgcgttcgcgttATATGTCGCGGCTTTTCGGACCAGACTATCGGGCTCcttgcaaagcgcagatatcaatgcgccttttccgaagggctcttgcaagttcctcggtcGTTCCAGTtaaggtgccaacatttagcgtgcacacACATATTTGCTTTGTTCGGGCTAACTTACgtcttgacgccgtccatgcgtcaaggacCCTTGGctatttctcaacaggaccggggTCCGTCCTACCccatcgactgaggtggacgccctagcatttttccgaggcttgttactcgatccgatcatcttgctTCTAACGACACTGTTTGCACTTTCTTCgctttatttgaatttacaaatttacgaactttatctgctttgaaaatttaattactaTTTACTCCACACCGACATTATTTTAGGCGGCATATTATGACTGTGAATATGCTTTGAAATTCGATCACCCAAAACGGAAAATGATTCTCATGCGACAAGCAACTTGTGCACAATCGCTCGCCGATGCATCTAAACTAGAGAATTGCATAGAACAGTTGGAGAAATTAAATTTGAGTGAAAGGGAAATTGCCGATTATAAAAAAAGTCTTATCGACAAGAGGGCGTCTCCTCTGCCAGTACCTTCTGCCAAGGATGAACTTCTTCCCGAGAAGAAGCAGAGAATGTAGGCGGCACTTAGACGTTATGTTCGCGATAGTTGTTAACAACCTTTTCTTCCAGATTGAAAACCCATCGACGTGGGCGTTACGTGGTCGCCGACGAATCTATTTCCGAAAACGAAACGATAATGTCTGAAGAACCCTTCGCTTTTGTGCCTATCGTCAGTGTCGACCATGACAGCATTCATTATATTTGCGATGGTTGCGCAGAAAGCGACATTGTACCGTTTCCATGTTATGGCTGTCGGTTTGCATTTTATTGCGGACCAAAATGTCGTGAGAAACAAGAGCCCATCCACCGATTCGAATGTAGTGGTAATAAAGTGAATTTGTTTGGTGAGGTGGGAATAGCTTACCTGGCACTCCGCTGTTTGTTGGTGGTCTTTAATAGTCTATTGGAAGAAGTGCGACAACGCAAAGGCTCAAAAACTATACAAACAGCTGAAGAACTATGGCCTGTGATATTAGAAACAGGAAGGGACGGTGAGCTGATGAGCCTTTGCACAAACTTTGAGATACTTGACGGTAAAAGCGATCTTCTTCGCTATGCACTCACAGCGTCACTGCTTTGCTGCTACCTTATTCACAAAACAACATTCATGGAGGAAACCCGTAGCGCCAGGCGGCAGATAATGCAGTCGAATTCGGAATGGGAAATTATTCTGGCATCATTGCTGCTCCGCCTTATAAATCAGATGATTTGCAACGCTCACACCATAGACCAAACCATAGTTAAAGGATTCACCGGAGATGGGTTCCGGTTAGGTTACTTATCCGAAGCAGCGCAAAATTCCCCAATGTTTTCAGCAATCTATCCACGCGTTAGTCTCTACAATCACGCTTGTGAGCCCAGCTTTAGGAATAAGTTCGAAAAGGCGAAATTAGTAGTAATCGCTTCTAAGGACATTGATAAAGGTAAGGAAATATTTAATTGTTATGGACCGAAATGGATATCGGACTCTCGGGACGAGAGAAGGTCACTTCTGCGGCTACAATACGGATTCACATGCAACTGTGTCCACTGTCGGGACAGCAAAGACACAGGCTATGTAAGTAACGGTTCGATCCAGTTCAAAACACACGTGAccaaccgtttttttttttcgttattcCCGTAGTTTGCCTACAATCATGTAATCTGCAAAGCGGACGGTTGCGGGGGACGATTTCTGCTGCATCAACCATGTCCCAGTTGTGGTTTGGCGTACGATAATAGGTTCTACGCGCGCATTATAGACAGTGTTACTGTGATCGAGAACACCATCAGAAAGTACAAATACTTGCATGAATTGTTTTGGAAAATGAGCTGTTATCTTCCACGTTATACACGGCTGCGATCTAGTTCAGCCAAATTCATTCTCAGCACCTTTCTGCGAAGCGATAACGCTATTAAATATAACGAAAAATTAACCCGACGAATGCTGAGTATCGCAGTCGACTTGGCAGAATCAGCTGAAAAGGAATATGGTTGCTATCATATCGATTACATTTACAGATCGTCATTCCTTTTGGATCTAATAGCAATAAGAAATCAACAAGGTTTCGAGCCCGTTCCAATCGAGTACGACCTTAATAAGATCAAGCGAGCCTTCAATGAACTGCCATTCAAGCTCAAGAAAAAGTTCGACAATTATTTCGATCTGAACATCATCTAAAACGCCCGGAAAGCTGTATCTTGGAATTGTACAGTGTTATCTACTTTGTATCTTTGatccaaaataaaatttttaaaatcatatgccagtgcccctttataatttaagtaggtacgATCGTCCGAGCCTGAATGCTTGCCACTTAGTGCTTGTTTGTTACATATATCTTCCGTAACAAAACTGGCTTCAGTGCCACGAAGACCTGATGAGATGCTAAATGAAACctcgcaacaatcggtatccggtctaggcctaccctaataaggaactccaaacaacccggttttgcgccgtccgccagttcgatatccctaaaagctgtctggcgtcctgacctacgccatcactccacctcaggcagggtctgcccatctttttctaccatagatattgcccttataaaatttccgggctggatcatcctcatccatacggattaaatgacctgcccaccgcaacattAAGccggtaggtatcagtggccgctccgaggagcacaattagcgctttggtgcgccgttttgatgccacaaactcctaagaccgtgactgttgttatgggagcagggaagcagagtccacccggctcagatcttcagagccagcccatagcattcacgaaggaaagcagctctccgaccctgcagctagaaatctctctgagttccccaaagaatggtttacccagtgtccaaagcctgactctagccagagctgggcaatcgcagagaaagtgcatgagggtttcccttccttctccgcagcttcggcaatgcgagttgtagggtatgccgagcctagcggcatggtcccctatgggccagtgccccgtgcagaccgccgtaatcttgaatgaatttgcacgcgtctagcacaggagctctcatgatcgggctatgttataagcaggcttgtaagccttcgccatctcaggcccgcggctactaggtggtgcgagtagactccgcccccgacagctgccagcggaacaccgactgtattcgcggAGGGACTgcaaagagcagagccttgtctggctaatccgtcagcccactcattcccctctatgttcctatgcccgggaacccaaaggagagtgaccttgagcctGCCGcgcagatggttgagcgcgtctctgcactgtcccaccagcggggaagatgtcgtcgttgagtacaaggccttgatggctatgttacgcttggggctcgaatcccgctccaaccatcgacagacttccaatatcgtcagtacttccgcctggaatacacttgcgaaacctgggagaccatacgacttggatacaccgtgtgtattcgagaaaacccccgcaccgactccataggccatctttgatccatccataaagaataccgtgtcataatcttgcaacacgccgccggtcttccactttgccctggttgggaggtccacagcaaagtttctcgtgaagttcaacttgcgtgtgacatagtccgtgggggatgtccagatttctcgaggtatttcaacTAGAATGTTGCTGTCGCCGTAGGACTTCGTTGTCCAGCATCCAGAcgcacgtagtctgacggcactgcacgctgcaacatatttgatgtggaggtctagggggaggagagacggccatggtattgctcatagttttcgtcgttatgtccgctacggaatcgtgcatcctcatgtagggggccaaaaattcatcggatgattcttctctcgaactcggTCAAGagtctgcaatttttcttgcaaagaacccaagtctccgaggaatacataatgaGTGGCAAGagagaggagaaattatcaacggtctcaaagttgtagtctcctatccaggagtgaagcttctttggtatgggccaatgatgttctgagcgtatgaggctatccggcctagcaagatagcggagaatatcttatagctggtactcaacaacgtgatacctctataattgctgcactgtgtgatatctccctttttatgtatgagacagattatgcctctttgccagtcgttaggcattgattcgctgtcccacactttttttgtttggtagggtaggtgaatgcatttacgcacacagtgttggactcccgattcggtacgtcgtcggactaccaactaaacacctccccatcgtcagagagctagcctagaaccgtttgtcacattacttcgagctagtccccgagctctcccgccttgcggagccttcaagtcagggaattcctttcatcaatgggaggggagaagaggaagggaactgtcagttcgaggaaccccctgccatctggTTACTCCAcaggtcgagttctatcttcttagcaacgagaagggcccgaatctcttcgacaatgttgtttggagagagataccctgtgtttaaatagagctgctgacgaaccccattccaccttccacaagaaaaaaaagtgtggtgggcgtcgtccacaactccattgcaaaacacacaatccgaagaacgcgcctttccaatcttgtgcaggtaagactaaaaacttccatgcccacttaaaaattgggtaaggaaatagtcagtctcaccatgcttccgatgcAGTCACGcaactaagttgccgatgagccgcgcagtccatctgcctctagtttcattttgccacgagagctgccactcgtctagagtgtgttgccgttcttcgcgagcaaccgcCTCCCTTACggttgtatatggcctgacgctccttagcaagaagggcaacggggatcactcccgcgatcaccatcacggccggttcagatacagtgcggtacgcagatgccacccgcaaagctccctgtctctgtacttgcgcgaggcgtttacgataagagcgccagcccatacctctgcaccgtagagcaggacaaactgcgttaaactcatcaggaaacgtcgcctgctagacgtaggacccccaatgtttgccattagcctacttaacgccaaaaATCCagccgctgctttgatttgctcagaaaagctcatctttgagtcaagagtcaacccgaggtactttaccgctgattttgactcgattatcgactcgccgaacgatataggacgcagggtcggaattctctttttagacaggatgactacttcgattttttccagtgcaaggttgaaaccatgagtagtcatccatccgcttacccgtcgcatcaatatgccgagtctgctttacgcctgttcgacagtgcgtccagcaacaagcgctgagacatcatctgcatagctgaccaggcgcgactcttctggcatgtcgagtttaagtagactgtcataggtagcattccagaggtccggccctaggatggatccctgtgctaccctcgacgtgacctccatccgcCTttaaccctctagtgtttcatagagcagggagcggttcctcagatagtccctcaatatccgtaagagagagttcggcacgttgaaagtattgtctagtgtgcctagaatgtctttccatcttacggaattaaaggcatttctgacgtcaagtgttacgaggagcaccacccatcgTGttcggcgactgtgtgcctctgctcgtcgaacggcgtccaccacttgcatgacagcatccatTGTCGATCTCTCTGctttaaaaccaaactgccggggagataaatccccggcagcgcgtatcgcttcggcgagtctacttctgatgagcttttcgagcactttcccagcagtgtcaagcatacatagtgggcgatatgaagacggcaattcggggtcgccttttcctttatagatcagcgcaagcctcgcaaccttccaacgagcagggaaagtgccctctttcaggcaagcgttgtatgcgccgagcagtaagtctggccggtgttggaataccagtttgtatacctctgctggaataccatcgggccctggcgccttcttgtttttcatagagaggactgcctgttccaactcttttatagagaaaagcggACAGTTATCTGCGCTCTCCGCACCGACGTTAcaatcccatacggggtgcgcagggaaaagtgcccttacaatgcggtccatctgctcggccgtagagccccgatttttcgggttaccagtttgtaaccgagtccccacggatccccattcacctcgtcgaccagatcttgccagcagcgagctttgctcttgtttattacgCTACGGAGTctcctgtgacactccttccggagctctgcgatttccactgtccaccaatacatggaaggtttgccgcgcctcgatgtctccctgggcatggaggctccgcagaccgtcgttatcaggttcataactgaatttacgatagtgtcagctgcggcgccaccgcccccaggagtaccctccagcgtgaccccacctgttcccagagtttcgacaaacttcccggtgttcactttcgcgacgttccatgcacagaaagatcgccggggtggcgcacatcgagaatttgtgtccaccacttcgaaagcaatattggtggtcacttgccgagaagtcttccagtactcgccacccgtccatcagcgacaccagtgattccgatgcaaaggttacgtctggaatgcttcctacgcagcccgggcgccggaacgttggggtggatccggtatttagaactaccagtcctgttctcaccgccatttccagaattcgtttccctctggaatctgtctGAGAcatgaagtcacccccgaccaggatccgcccatccgtgcttaagatagcgtcctccaaagcatcaagcctccgacgaaagtccggcatcgtctcattcggcgtaagatagatacTAAAAAACGGaaacagatttgttggttctcccaggcttcgtttttccgtctgtgaagtcgcttctccgctcgccggagttcgtgataagtctctgcgcgcgcccgcgtcctttgagaatgcaacattactcgatatggaacattcttccgttccgttgctagcttacattcatcgtcaaaccagtcgttccgattttttttgctgctggggccaagtatgtttgtggccgtatttatgataacgttcttcaggtggttgtgaagaccatttgttgatgcttcatctccaggatctctgttgactgcggttattgcggcatacatttccctcttataagtgttgtggatggcttcagtgttaactctcacctgattgtcagagggaattctgggtggtgttgttattcaaggtcggagcaccatgccaacgagagagTGATCAgagtctgtattggcccccctatatgttctcacattcatcaaggcttggaggtggcggcgttcaaacaacacgtggtcaatttggttgaaagtggtacttccaacaaccatttcgtgtgacactgctatgggagccaacttatcgcctgaatataagctccgtccctacttgactgttaaaatccccaagtatgattttgatatcatatctggaacaggcttcgagggttcgttctactgctctGGTATCcttctctgcaatctcctctgtaagggcgtgaacgttaatgaggcttatgtttttaaacttgcctcgcaaacgcagagtgcatagcctttcgcttagattttcgaagccgattacagttggtttcattttttggctcttctccaggaaaccggtctctgtccatcgcatctcttgtaacgctgttatatcagccctatattgggacaaggtatcggctagctgctcatcaaaaCCTAATCCAGCGCTGGTTCCAAGAAGTATTGTGTATTTCCTTAGTTGTCGCCAAGTGTGGGGATGCATCTGGAATTTGCTTCACCGATCCGCGAGCTCTGGTCGTCGTCAATGATTATGGCAGGGCAGTCGTGACTAATCATTTTTTCGGTCGTAACGGCCTTGTCGGCCGAATGGTGGAGTTGTGTGGTGATATTAGAATTGCCCAGTCCATGGTCGGCAACAGTATAAGCTGGTTCCGCGTCCTTTACACACTGTAGTTTCGTGTCCTTCGAGTAAGCATGAGTTCCGCACTTGCGGCGTGAGGCTCGTACCGGCTTCACTTTGTTATCGAGAAGTCACGTGTATTAAAACTCTAACTGGCACTGTTTTACCGTTAAATAAAACCGTTAAACAAACAGGCCTGAACAACTGAATAACGATGTTCGTAAACAAGAGCGCAAAAGCCCGATCCGAACACAGCCAAGAGCAATGGGCAGAACGAACCATTCGCTTAGGCGGACACAAGCGAACTCTGTActagaaattaacaaaaaacgTATGCCGACAGTACTAGAATCCCAACTGTAATAATGTAATAGCAACAGAGAAATATAGAAGTTACCCATGCACATAAAATCTTTATTGTAAGATTCCATTtgggaaaattattattattgtattgtTATTGGGtcggttaaagggtagtataagccCCT is a window encoding:
- the LOC119646635 gene encoding SET and MYND domain-containing protein 4-like; the encoded protein is MDFASYKDWDKVLDIFLDETNGSIFYREAYHFKNEVDTTRLVHCRKIRRYLKQWIDSRRDNVICDEILSEAIRNQGNDAFQNPRTVDIAAALYTKAIYAAPLGTQAIALAHGNRAAAVYKLGQYEAAYYDCEYALKFDHPKRKMILMRQATCAQSLADASKLENCIEQLEKLNLSEREIADYKKSLIDKRASPLPVPSAKDELLPEKKQRILKTHRRGRYVVADESISENETIMSEEPFAFVPIVSVDHDSIHYICDGCAESDIVPFPCYGCRFAFYCGPKCREKQEPIHRFECSGNKVNLFGEVGIAYLALRCLLVVFNSLLEEVRQRKGSKTIQTAEELWPVILETGRDGELMSLCTNFEILDGKSDLLRYALTASLLCCYLIHKTTFMEETRSARRQIMQSNSEWEIILASLLLRLINQMICNAHTIDQTIVKGFTGDGFRLGYLSEAAQNSPMFSAIYPRVSLYNHACEPSFRNKFEKAKLVVIASKDIDKGKEIFNCYGPKWISDSRDERRSLLRLQYGFTCNCVHCRDSKDTGYFAYNHVICKADGCGGRFLLHQPCPSCGLAYDNRFYARIIDSVTVIENTIRKYKYLHELFWKMSCYLPRYTRLRSSSAKFILSTFLRSDNAIKYNEKLTRRMLSIAVDLAESAEKEYGCYHIDYIYRSSFLLDLIAIRNQQGFEPVPIEYDLNKIKRAFNELPFKLKKKFDNYFDLNII